One window from the genome of Chionomys nivalis chromosome 14, mChiNiv1.1, whole genome shotgun sequence encodes:
- the Gpr151 gene encoding G-protein coupled receptor 151, with amino-acid sequence MGKAMLAAVFAYSNSSIMNVSFAHLHFAGGYLPSDSKDWRTIIPALLVAVCLVGFVGNLCVIGILLHGVWKSKPSMIHSLILNLSLADISLLLFSAPVRATAYSKGVWDLGWFVCKSSDWFIHTCMAAKSLTTVVVAKVCFMYARDPGKQVSIHNCTIWSVLVAIWVVASLLPLPEWFFSTTRLHGGVEMCLLDVPAVAKEFMSMFGKLYPLLVFCLPLLLASFYFWRAYDQCKKRGTKTKSLRNQMRSKQLTVMLLSTAVTSALLWLPEWVAWLWVWHLKAGGPLPPQGFIALSQVLMFSTSTANPLIFLVMSEEVKAGLKGLWKWMITRTPAAASEVQGAPAGNTEALPDKIQSPEPQTSTQETNRPDFANSSKEKTDKAVALVLPDVEQFWHERDAVPSAQDNDPVPWEHEGQETEGCN; translated from the coding sequence ATGGGAAAGGCAATGCTGGCCGCTGTCTTTGCCTACTCCAATTCCAGCATCATGAACGTGTCGTTTGCCCACCTCCACTTTGCAGGAGGGTACCTGCCATCTGACTCCAAGGACTGGAGGACCATCATTCCGGCTCTCTTGGTGGCTGTGTGCCTGGTGGGCTTCGTGGGGAATCTATGTGTGATTGGCATCCTCCTTCATGGTGTTTGGAAAAGCAAGCCATCCATGATCCACTCCCTGATTCTGAATCTCAGCCTGGCTGacatctctctcctgctcttctctGCACCTGTCCGAGCTACAGCATACTCCAAAGGTGTTTGGGATCTCGGCTGGTTTGTCTGCAAGTCCTCTGACTGGTTCATCCACACATGCATGGCAGCCAAGAGTTTGACAACTGTTGTAGTTGCCAAAGTGTGCTTCATGTATGCAAGAGACCCAGGCAAGCAAGTGAGTATCCACAACTGCACCATCTGGTCAGTGCTGGTGGCCATCTGGGTTGTAGCCAGCCTGCTTCCCCTGCCAGAATGGTTCTTTAGCACCACCAGACTTCACGGAGGTGTGGAAATGTGCCTCCTGGATGTGCCAGCTGTGGCCAAAGAATTCATGTCAATGTTCGGTAAGCTCTACCCTCTCCTGGTGTTTTGCCTTCCTTTACTTCTAGCCAGCTTCTATTTCTGGCGAGCTTATGACCAATGCAAAAAGCGAGGTACGAAAACGAAAAGCCTTAGAAACCAGATGCGCTCAAAGCAACTCACAGTGATGCTGCTAAGCACTGCAGTGACCTCTGCTCTTCTCTGGCTTCCTGAATGGGTAGCCTGGCTGTGGGTATGGCATCTGAAGGCTGGAGGTCCGCTGCCACCACAGGGTTTTATAGCCCTGTCTCAAGTTCTCATGTTTTCCACCTCTACAGCAAACCCTCTCATCTTTCTAGTGATGTCTGAAGAGGTCAAGGCAGGCTTGAAAGGCCTATGGAAATGGATGATAACCAGAACGCCTGCAGCTGCCTCGGAGGTTCAGGGGGCACCTGCTGGAAACACAGAGGCCCTCCCTGACAAGATTCAGTCTCCAGAGCCCCAAACATCCACTCAAGAGACAAACAGACCTGACTTTGCCAACTCcagcaaagagaaaactgacaAGGCAGTGGCTCTTGTCCTCCCTGACGTTGAGCAGTTTTGGCATGAGAGGGATGCGGTCCCTTCAGCGCAGGACAATGACCCTGTACCCTGGGAACATGAAGGCCAAGAGACAGAGGGCTGCAATTAA